Within Claveliimonas bilis, the genomic segment TAAATGGGAATACTATGTAAATCAGGTATATGAGATGGATGCCTTTGCCGGCAAACTGGTTCAGAAAATTGAGGAGAGAGGGGAGCCGACAGTTGTTGTCTTTTATGGTGACCATCTTCCGACTATGGGGCTGGAGGCAGAGGATCTGAAGAGTCGATACCTGTACAATACAAATTATGTGATCTGGGATAATATCGGTCTGGAAAAAGAAGACCGTAATATTCCTTCCTATCAGATCGTAGCGGATGTTCTGGAAAGACTGGATATCCATTCAGGAACAGTTTTTAATTATCATCAGGAACGCCGCCAGACAAAAAATTACCTCGCTGACCTGGAGCTGCTTCAGTATGATATTATGTACGGAGAGCAATATGTCTATAACGGCAATCCGCCTATCACGGAAGGACATATGCAGATGGGCGTTAAAGATGTGGAACTTACCGATCTTGTACCGAAGCTGGATGAAGGGTACAGTCTGTACGGACAGAATTTTACAAAGAACAGCAGAGTATATGTCAATGGGGAACGGCAGCAGAGCAAATTTTTAAATAACACGAGAATAGAGCTTTCAGAGACAACGCTGGAAAACGGAGATATCATTACTGTCAGCCAGGTGGGATCCAGCAATACTGTTTTCCGCACATCCTGTGAATATGAATACCAGGATGGCAAACTGATCGAAAGACCGGGCACCGGAAGTGCAGATAAAGGCGTTTCATGGATAGAAGCGACCGGAGGAAGGGGAACAGGAAAATGACATATGAAGAAGCAGCTGCATATATAGCGGAAATTCCTAAATTTACGGAAAAGCATGAGCTTGCCCATACAAGAGAATTTTTGAGAAGACTGGGAAATCCCGGTATAGACCGGAAGGTCATTCATGTGGCCGGCACAAACGGAAAAGGGTCCGTATGCGCATATATGCAGGCGATTCTTCTCGCAATGAAAAAAAGGACCGGCTTTTTTACTTCTCCTCATTTGATCGTGATAAATGAGAGGATCCGGATCAATAATATTCAGATAGGAAACGAAAAATTTCTGGAGATATTTCAGAAGGTGAAAAAGACAGTGGATGGGATGGCAGCAGATGGCATTGCCCATCCTTCCTATTTTGAATTTCTTTTTGGAATGGCGATGCTGGCTTTTGAAGAGGCTGATGTGGAATACATTATTCTGGAGACCGGCCTTGGAGGACGGCTGGATGCTACCAACGCAGTGGAGCATCCGATTCTTACCATCATTACATCTATCAGTCTGGATCACACCCAGTATCTGGGAAATACAGTCAGGGAAATTGCAAAAGAGAAGGCGGGAATTATAAAAGAAGGAGTTCCGATCATTTTCGACGGCACAGATGAGGAAGCGTCAGAAGTAATCATAAAGCGTGCGCTTGAGGCTCATGCCAGGTGTAGAAAACTTACGAAAAATGCGTACGAAATCCGGGAAATCACTAAGAAACATATTGCTTTTTCAAGAAGCAGTGCGTATGATAAAGATGTCCTTTGGAGTATAAACGGATGCGGAATTTACCAGCCTATGAATGTATCCCTTGCATTGGAGGCAATGGAATGTGTCCTGGATGACAGGGAAAAGGATTACGAAATGTGGCAGAAAGCGGTGGCGTCTGTTACATGGGAAGGGAGAATGGAAGAAATCCTTCCGGGAATTTTTCTGGACGGAGCCCATAATCCCGGGGCGATCCGTGTCTTTGCAGATACGCTGCAAGCTTTGGAGGAAACGGAAGCAGTTATTTTGTTTTCTGCTGTGGCAGATAAAGAATACGGGACAATGATCGAGATCCTTTGCCGGGAAGTTCCGGCAAAACAGTATATTATCACAGAAATAGAAGATGGAAGAAAAGTTTCTGCCCGGGAATTGGCAGAAGTTTTTCATCGGTATACAAGCCGGGAAGTCTGTATATGTCCGGATGTGAAGAAGGCGTTTCTTACAGCTGCCGCTAAAAAGGGAAACGGAAAGCTGTTCTGTGTCGGGTCATTGTATCTGATCGGAGAGATACGCCGGATGATAAAAGAAAAAGAAGTGGAAATGAATTGACACCTGCCAGCTTAAAGGAGGTATGAAAATGCTGAATTATGAAGAAGAGCTGAAGAAATTTCAGCCAAGTGTAGAAGTAGAGGATATTGAAGATGCCGTATATCAGGAAGACCTTACTGATATGACAGACATTCTTCGGGAAATGATTGAACAGACGAACAAATAGGAAGAATACGGGGATCATATGGAGTATACAAAGAAATTAGTATATCAGTCCAATTACTGGTATAATGATGGCCTTAAACGGGCTCGTATCAGAGATATGTCGGGAGCGATAGGATCTCTGAAGAAGAGCCTTCAGTATAATAGTGAAAACATTGCGGCAAGAAATTTGCTGGGACTGGTTTATTATGGCCGGGGCGAAGTGGGAGAAGCTCTGGTGGAATGGATCTTAAGCAAAAATTTCCAGTCTCATGAAAACATTGCCAATTATTATATAAAAAAATTACAGGAGAATCCGACAGAGCTGGAGAAGGTAAATCAGGCAATACGAAAATTTAATCAGAGTCTGGATTACTGTTATCAGGATGGGGAAGATCTGGCAATTATTCAGCTGAAAAAAGTAGTGGATGCCCATCCGACTTTTCTAAAGGCATATCAGCTGCTGTCTCTTTTGTATATACACACACAGCAGTATGGAAAAGC encodes:
- a CDS encoding bifunctional folylpolyglutamate synthase/dihydrofolate synthase, whose product is MTYEEAAAYIAEIPKFTEKHELAHTREFLRRLGNPGIDRKVIHVAGTNGKGSVCAYMQAILLAMKKRTGFFTSPHLIVINERIRINNIQIGNEKFLEIFQKVKKTVDGMAADGIAHPSYFEFLFGMAMLAFEEADVEYIILETGLGGRLDATNAVEHPILTIITSISLDHTQYLGNTVREIAKEKAGIIKEGVPIIFDGTDEEASEVIIKRALEAHARCRKLTKNAYEIREITKKHIAFSRSSAYDKDVLWSINGCGIYQPMNVSLALEAMECVLDDREKDYEMWQKAVASVTWEGRMEEILPGIFLDGAHNPGAIRVFADTLQALEETEAVILFSAVADKEYGTMIEILCREVPAKQYIITEIEDGRKVSARELAEVFHRYTSREVCICPDVKKAFLTAAAKKGNGKLFCVGSLYLIGEIRRMIKEKEVEMN